Below is a window of candidate division KSB1 bacterium DNA.
CTTCTTTGCAGCCATTGCTATGTTCCTCCAATGGCTAGTAAAAGCAACTCCGCCCAGGCTTAAATTGAGAATCTGACCTTCGAGGGGCCTGCCGTTTAAACCAAAGACCGTGATTCTACAAAAGTTTTCTTGGGAAGTATCGACGCGCGGATACTTACGTTTTTCAACTGGTTTCATTCTTCGTGAAAAGAATGGTAAGAATTATTAGGTGCTATTTTAAAAATTTATGGTGAAAAAAGCAAGGAAAAAATCAACTCCCATTTGCACTGGTTTTGGGTTGGGTAAAATGAAGATCAAAAGTCATGAGGGTATAAAAGTGAAGGAAGGAACCTAAAGTTCTTTTAACACTGTGTAAACGAGCTCAACTAATTCGATTGGCACCAGGCTTCCTGGACTTAGAATTTCCCTGATTTTATTAGAAATTTCCCAACTTGCAGTCCAGTCATCCCATTTATTGTAATAGGCGCTGCTCGCTACGTAGGCAACAATCGATTCAGCGATAATTTCAATAGCGTTGTCTTCTATTTCGGGATCGTTAAGATCAAATATCAACTTAATTTCAAATTTGGGCATGAACTCCGCAACAATTTGAGCAACCAGCTTTAAATGATTCGTTTTTAAAATTTGCTGTGGTGATTTATTCTTACCCTTTCCTGTGCCGTTTGTATGTCCGTTTGTCAGCTTAGAAACGCTAGAGAAACCGGAGTCCGAGTTCGCCTGCTTTCTCGCGAATTTATAGTAATCAGGTCTCTTACTGGTTGGTATTTCATACAAAACTATCCAGTCGGCCAGTGGCTCCATTACATAATGTTGTACCTGGTTGGGTCTAACAAAAAATCTGGACAAAACGGTGTGATTCGATTTTATTCCTGAATTAAATCTGAGTATATACGTCCCTTGAGGCAGCGCCACATAAGTTTCGCCTTCTCCGGATTCTTGAAAGACCCGGGCAAATGCT
It encodes the following:
- a CDS encoding PilZ domain-containing protein, whose protein sequence is MKPVEKRKYPRVDTSQENFCRITVFGLNGRPLEGQILNLSLGGVAFTSHWRNIAMAAKKFATKVRIQLPNGVYVEANTALLRVKPQPADDQCICVYRLTEMSKINTSRLKHFVPK